A window from Streptomyces sp. NBC_00335 encodes these proteins:
- a CDS encoding NADP-dependent oxidoreductase — protein sequence MSEDQEGTMRAMTYDTYGGVEVLSETRIQVPKVGPGEVLVRVRCASVNPVDWKIMSGGLDGLMDVVYPVVPGWDVAGTVEYVGIDTPEFTAGDEVVAYARKDYVHGGTFAEFVTVPVRALAPKPASLTWQQAAGLPLAGLTAYQLLTRLDTGKEDTVLVHGAAGGVGSLGVQIARALGARVIGTASARNHDRLRELGCEPVEYGDGLADRVRALAPDGVTVVADFVGGVLDTTLAVLAEGGRHASIADHTVLGSGGQWMWVRPVGADLAELGRLADAGQLTVTVAETFPLAELPAAFALSREGHTAGKIVLEV from the coding sequence ATGTCCGAGGACCAAGAGGGCACCATGCGGGCGATGACGTACGACACGTACGGCGGAGTGGAGGTGCTCTCCGAGACCCGCATCCAGGTGCCCAAGGTCGGCCCCGGCGAGGTCCTCGTCCGGGTCCGCTGCGCCTCCGTCAATCCCGTCGACTGGAAGATCATGTCGGGCGGGCTCGACGGCCTGATGGACGTCGTGTACCCCGTCGTCCCCGGCTGGGACGTGGCCGGGACGGTCGAGTACGTGGGCATCGACACCCCCGAGTTCACCGCCGGCGACGAGGTCGTCGCCTACGCCCGCAAGGACTACGTGCACGGCGGCACCTTCGCCGAGTTCGTGACCGTGCCCGTACGGGCCCTCGCGCCCAAGCCCGCCTCCCTGACCTGGCAGCAGGCCGCGGGACTGCCGCTGGCCGGCCTCACCGCGTACCAGCTGCTGACGCGCCTGGACACCGGCAAGGAGGACACCGTCCTCGTGCACGGAGCAGCGGGCGGCGTCGGCTCCCTGGGCGTGCAGATCGCCCGCGCGCTCGGGGCCCGCGTCATCGGCACCGCCTCCGCCCGCAACCACGACCGGCTGCGCGAGCTGGGCTGCGAGCCGGTCGAGTACGGCGACGGCCTCGCGGACCGGGTCCGCGCCCTGGCGCCCGACGGGGTCACCGTCGTCGCCGACTTCGTCGGGGGAGTCCTCGACACCACCCTGGCGGTCCTGGCCGAGGGTGGCCGGCACGCCTCCATCGCCGACCACACCGTGCTCGGCTCCGGCGGCCAGTGGATGTGGGTACGGCCCGTCGGCGCCGACCTCGCCGAGCTGGGCCGGCTGGCCGACGCCGGACAGCTCACCGTCACGGTCGCCGAGACCTTCCCGCTCGCGGAACTGCCGGCCGCCTTCGCGCTCAGCCGGGAAGGACACACCGCCGGGAAGATCGTCCTGGAGGTCTGA
- a CDS encoding ROK family transcriptional regulator, translating to MTTGRSGRTVRDLRRGNRSAVLQQLYFGGPMSRQELGPATGLSSGSVSNVVGELVVDGLLEEAGIVDSDGGRPRTLLRVSPGSAHMIGIDVGETRVRVELFDLTLTELARAELPLQPRGCYDVGPIVDHIRSGIATVLERAGVGTNRLLGVGIGVPGIVDRDAPGGTVVHGQTIGWDAVPLEALLRATGAVPPEVPYIIDNGARTLGQAEMWFGAGRGARDAVVVLFGSGVGASLITDGSPDGATTGGAPLEWGHLTVQVRGRRCRCGALGCLEAYTGAESLLARWAERGGGGEAVAGDEEDALAALLAAAGGGDAIALDVLDETAEYLGAGLSDVINLFQPERILIGGWAGLLLGPHILPAVREHAKRYSLRHPAARVTIDMGSLGPDAVTVGAATLPLAAFFAAGGRRTPPEPAAEAPGWQTSLQTRGGSAPTAGRG from the coding sequence ATGACGACGGGGCGCAGTGGACGTACGGTGCGGGACCTGAGAAGGGGCAACCGCAGCGCCGTGCTGCAGCAGTTGTACTTCGGCGGACCCATGAGCCGGCAGGAACTGGGCCCCGCGACCGGGCTGAGCTCCGGATCCGTCAGCAACGTGGTCGGTGAACTCGTCGTGGACGGACTGCTGGAGGAGGCCGGCATCGTCGACTCCGACGGCGGCCGACCCCGTACGCTGCTGCGCGTATCGCCCGGCAGCGCGCACATGATCGGCATCGACGTGGGCGAAACCCGGGTCAGGGTCGAGCTGTTCGACCTCACCCTCACCGAACTGGCCCGTGCCGAGCTCCCGTTGCAGCCGCGCGGCTGCTACGACGTCGGCCCGATCGTCGACCACATACGGAGCGGGATCGCCACCGTCCTGGAGCGGGCCGGGGTCGGGACGAACCGGCTCCTGGGCGTCGGCATCGGCGTACCCGGCATCGTCGACCGCGACGCGCCGGGCGGAACCGTGGTCCACGGGCAGACCATCGGCTGGGACGCGGTCCCGCTGGAGGCGCTGCTGCGCGCGACGGGAGCCGTGCCGCCCGAGGTCCCGTACATCATCGACAACGGGGCGCGCACGCTCGGCCAGGCGGAGATGTGGTTCGGCGCGGGGCGCGGGGCCCGGGACGCGGTGGTCGTCCTCTTCGGCTCCGGCGTCGGAGCGAGCCTGATCACCGACGGCTCCCCGGACGGTGCCACCACCGGGGGCGCACCCCTGGAGTGGGGCCACCTGACGGTGCAGGTCCGCGGGCGTCGCTGCCGCTGCGGGGCGCTGGGCTGCCTGGAGGCCTACACCGGAGCGGAATCGCTCCTGGCCCGGTGGGCGGAGCGGGGCGGCGGCGGGGAGGCCGTCGCCGGGGACGAGGAGGACGCCCTGGCAGCGCTGCTGGCGGCGGCCGGCGGCGGGGACGCGATCGCACTCGACGTGCTCGACGAGACCGCGGAGTACCTGGGCGCGGGCCTGTCGGACGTCATCAACCTCTTCCAGCCGGAGCGGATCCTCATCGGCGGCTGGGCCGGCCTGCTGCTGGGCCCGCACATCCTCCCGGCGGTACGGGAACACGCGAAGCGCTACTCGCTGCGCCATCCGGCGGCCCGGGTCACCATCGACATGGGCTCACTGGGCCCCGACGCGGTCACCGTGGGCGCGGCCACCCTCCCCCTGGCGGCCTTCTTCGCCGCGGGCGGCCGCCGCACCCCGCCGGAGCCCGCGGCGGAAGCCCCGGGCTGGCAGACGTCCTTGCAGACCCGCGGGGGCTCAGCGCCGACGGCGGGGCGGGGCTAG
- a CDS encoding discoidin domain-containing protein produces the protein MPLLSSHPPHPSRRPSRPSRLSVASLAAALVAALLVLLPGTAATAAPTLLSQGKPATASSTEGAGTPASAAVDGNNGTRWSSQFSDPQWIQVDLGASAQLSQVVLRWETAAAKAYRVELSPDGTNWSTAYSTANSTGGVQTHDITGNARYVRVYGTQRTTGYGYSLWEFQVYGTTGGTGPTLPGGGDLGPNVIVFDPSTPNIQAKLDEVFAQQESAQFGSGRYQFLFKPGTYNGLNAQIGFYTSISGLGLNPDDTTINGDVTVDAGWFGGNATQNFWRSAENLAINPVSGTNRWAVSQAAPFRRMHIKGGLNLAPNGYGWASGGYIADSKIDGQVGNYSQQQWYTRDSSIGSWSNGVWNQVFSGTQGAPAQSFPEPRYTTLDTTPVSREKPFLYLAGSEYKVFVPAKRVNARGTSWGTGAPQGSSIPLSQFYVVKPGTSAATMNQALSQGLHLLFTPGVYHVDQTIQVNRADTVVLGLGLATIIPDNGVTAMKVADVDGVKLAGFLVDAGQVNSPSLLEVGPAGTTTDHAANPTTVQDVFIRVGGAGAGKATVGMVINNHDTIVDHTWIWRADHGDGVGWETNRSDYGFRVNGDDVLATGLFVEHFNKYDVQWNGERGRTIFFQNEKAYDAPNQAAIQNGSVKGFAAYKVADSVNTHEGWGLGSYCYYNVDPTIRQDHGFQVPVKPGVKFHDILVVSLGGNGQYEHVINNTGAPTSGTSTVPSTVVSFP, from the coding sequence ATGCCCCTCCTCTCCTCCCACCCTCCCCACCCATCGCGTCGCCCCTCGCGGCCGTCCCGGCTGAGCGTCGCCTCCCTGGCGGCCGCCCTGGTCGCGGCGCTCCTCGTGCTCCTGCCGGGCACCGCGGCGACCGCCGCGCCGACGCTCCTCTCCCAGGGCAAGCCCGCCACCGCGTCCTCCACCGAGGGCGCCGGCACCCCCGCCTCCGCCGCCGTCGACGGCAACAACGGCACCCGCTGGTCGAGCCAGTTCTCCGACCCGCAGTGGATACAGGTCGACCTCGGCGCCAGTGCGCAGCTGAGCCAGGTCGTCCTGCGCTGGGAGACCGCCGCAGCGAAGGCGTACCGCGTCGAGCTGTCCCCGGACGGCACGAACTGGTCCACGGCCTACTCCACGGCCAACTCCACCGGCGGCGTCCAGACCCACGACATCACCGGCAACGCCCGCTACGTCCGCGTGTACGGCACCCAGCGCACCACCGGATACGGCTACTCGCTCTGGGAGTTCCAGGTCTACGGAACCACCGGTGGCACCGGCCCAACCCTCCCCGGCGGCGGTGACCTCGGCCCGAACGTGATCGTCTTCGACCCGTCCACGCCGAACATCCAGGCCAAGCTGGACGAGGTCTTCGCCCAGCAGGAGTCGGCGCAGTTCGGCTCCGGGCGCTACCAGTTCCTCTTCAAGCCGGGTACCTACAACGGCCTCAACGCCCAGATCGGCTTCTACACCTCGATCTCGGGCCTCGGGCTGAACCCGGACGACACCACCATCAACGGCGACGTGACCGTGGACGCGGGCTGGTTCGGCGGCAACGCCACCCAGAACTTCTGGCGTTCGGCCGAGAACCTCGCCATCAACCCGGTCAGCGGCACCAACCGCTGGGCCGTCTCGCAGGCCGCGCCGTTCCGCCGGATGCACATCAAGGGCGGCCTCAACCTCGCCCCGAACGGCTACGGCTGGGCCTCGGGCGGCTACATCGCCGACTCGAAGATCGACGGCCAGGTCGGCAACTACTCCCAGCAGCAGTGGTACACCCGCGACAGCTCCATCGGCAGCTGGTCCAACGGCGTCTGGAACCAGGTCTTCTCCGGCACCCAGGGCGCTCCCGCGCAGAGCTTCCCGGAGCCGCGCTACACCACCCTCGACACCACCCCGGTCTCCCGCGAGAAGCCGTTCCTGTACCTGGCCGGCTCCGAGTACAAGGTGTTCGTCCCGGCCAAGCGCGTCAACGCGCGCGGCACTTCCTGGGGCACCGGGGCGCCGCAGGGCTCCTCCATCCCGCTGAGCCAGTTCTACGTGGTCAAGCCCGGCACGAGCGCCGCGACGATGAACCAGGCGCTGTCCCAGGGCCTGCACCTGCTCTTCACCCCGGGCGTCTACCACGTCGACCAGACCATCCAGGTCAACCGCGCGGACACGGTCGTCCTGGGCCTCGGCCTCGCCACCATCATCCCGGACAACGGGGTGACGGCGATGAAGGTCGCCGACGTCGACGGCGTGAAGCTCGCCGGCTTCCTGGTCGACGCGGGCCAGGTCAACTCCCCCAGCCTGCTGGAGGTCGGCCCGGCCGGCACCACCACGGACCACGCGGCGAACCCGACCACGGTCCAGGACGTCTTCATCCGCGTCGGCGGCGCCGGCGCCGGCAAGGCCACGGTCGGCATGGTGATCAACAACCACGACACGATCGTCGACCACACCTGGATCTGGCGCGCCGACCACGGCGACGGAGTGGGCTGGGAGACCAACCGCTCCGACTACGGGTTCCGCGTCAACGGTGACGACGTACTGGCCACCGGCCTGTTCGTCGAGCACTTCAACAAGTACGACGTGCAGTGGAACGGCGAGCGCGGCCGCACGATCTTCTTCCAGAACGAGAAGGCGTACGACGCCCCCAACCAGGCCGCGATCCAGAACGGTTCGGTCAAGGGATTCGCCGCCTACAAGGTCGCCGACTCGGTCAACACCCACGAGGGCTGGGGCCTGGGCAGCTACTGCTACTACAACGTCGACCCGACGATCCGCCAGGACCACGGTTTCCAGGTCCCGGTGAAGCCGGGCGTGAAGTTCCACGACATCCTCGTGGTCTCGCTCGGCGGCAACGGCCAGTACGAGCACGTCATCAACAACACGGGCGCGCCGACCTCGGGCACCTCGACCGTTCCCTCCACCGTGGTCTCTTTCCCCTGA
- a CDS encoding DUF1996 domain-containing protein — protein sequence MNLRPRTLSAFLVSAAIAVTAAAGLGATALTAQATPDAGTAHTNMNHAAAAPLAGGDDPDGDGYIPAVPQVTGVTPSWNNPPDRYFHEFQANCSVTKTAPDDPIVYAGRPGASHDHTFMGNTGTNANSTTASLSAGGTACTAVGDLSGYWMPTLFNGSQKVLPTGPQVIYYKTGVTDYTSVRPFPKGLRFLVGSPTQTAAEFRGHKGWVEGWECGNSFKNTEFPANCPAGTQLNIRMQSPSCWDGKNLDTPDHKAHMAYPVTKPGNNDNVCPASHPVAVPMVEFKMAFPVSGDMSQVRLASGSGHSFHYDFFNAWDERTLKAMVDQCIKGGLQCNNRGFDQYHPEAGTVLGPDGRLP from the coding sequence ATGAATCTCCGACCGCGGACCCTGTCCGCATTCCTGGTCTCGGCGGCCATCGCCGTGACCGCTGCCGCCGGTCTCGGCGCCACGGCGCTCACCGCGCAGGCGACACCCGACGCCGGCACCGCCCACACGAACATGAACCATGCCGCCGCGGCCCCGCTCGCCGGCGGCGACGACCCCGACGGTGACGGCTACATCCCGGCCGTTCCGCAGGTCACCGGTGTGACCCCGTCCTGGAACAACCCGCCGGACCGGTACTTCCACGAGTTCCAGGCCAACTGCTCGGTCACCAAGACCGCACCGGACGACCCGATCGTCTACGCGGGCCGGCCCGGCGCCTCCCACGACCACACCTTCATGGGCAACACCGGCACGAACGCCAACAGCACCACCGCCTCGCTCAGCGCAGGAGGCACGGCCTGCACCGCGGTCGGCGACCTGTCCGGCTACTGGATGCCGACGCTCTTCAACGGCAGCCAGAAGGTCCTGCCCACCGGCCCCCAGGTCATCTACTACAAGACCGGGGTCACCGACTACACGAGCGTGCGCCCCTTCCCCAAGGGTCTGCGGTTCCTCGTCGGCAGCCCGACCCAGACCGCGGCGGAGTTCCGCGGGCACAAGGGCTGGGTCGAGGGCTGGGAGTGCGGCAACAGCTTCAAGAACACCGAGTTCCCGGCCAACTGCCCGGCCGGCACCCAGCTCAACATCCGCATGCAGTCGCCCAGTTGCTGGGACGGCAAGAACCTCGACACACCGGACCACAAGGCCCACATGGCCTACCCGGTCACCAAGCCCGGCAACAACGACAACGTCTGCCCGGCCTCCCACCCGGTCGCGGTCCCGATGGTCGAGTTCAAGATGGCCTTCCCGGTCAGCGGGGACATGTCGCAGGTCAGGCTGGCCAGCGGGTCCGGCCACTCCTTCCACTACGACTTCTTCAACGCGTGGGACGAGCGCACGCTGAAGGCCATGGTCGACCAGTGCATCAAGGGCGGCCTGCAGTGCAACAACCGCGGCTTCGACCAGTACCACCCGGAGGCCGGCACCGTGCTCGGCCCCGACGGCCGCCTCCCGTAG
- a CDS encoding poly(A) polymerase, whose protein sequence is MRTSEELYHQVRWDPRFDPARFTLGLLQRGAAPKRIPLPAFVPGGDIPWHRVLFVEADGELVWDRATGVDIIDRTAAGRVRDPRLLRAPFFTARTRYAWDASGDGAWRAAPEGDTRAPKPSRVRLLTWNTLWDRYDAPRIATARRRPLLLADLAVADADVIALQEVEPELLGMLLAEPWVRAGYTVAADPRGRDVAESGLLVLSRLPVREAGVHVLGPHKAVVAVTVDTAGGPLVVAATHLTSDHTERGEDRRAAELVRISEGLSGIEAADVALLGDFNDGRSGAEGPAAALGLRDVWTEVHGVGDGTPTFDPVANPLAAVGSLSGRAGRLDRILLHSAAVRVTHAALRGDSPAADGLFVSDHYGVEATLDFEPSADGDEVGEGYGHAVLDVRATARTAVAWLAPQDEAVEAVRRAHDPQAERWPAHVNLLFGFVPESSFEEALPLLAEVAARSAAFTARLEGVYGFGPTLWLDPAAAGDAPWQELRRTLAARFPGCRGRAEGFTPHLTLGHSPDPRRAEREFAARLGGARSARVASLAVLSRRGDGPMQVRATVELGTGKVTWAPEPPRARTGRPGGGESAGGGGSGAGSGSGSGSGSGSGSGSIKAGAWAEANAEALAARISAALPEGVVHVAGSRRMGCALPDADLDLVVALPGTVALAEVRARVASALPEAERLREVTGARVPGLRLRAAGLDVDLVVVATGPVPPGRAVALRSRLGEAAAVALSAVSDADAVRAFVGPEHAAFARLAREVKAWARSRGLDSAPFGGLPGLAWSVLAAHTVRSAPGLSPGPLLRTFFATWAAWDWRTPVGLAPANGPTAGAGGEEAVTVLTPSAPVRSCTTQVGPGTADLLTRELFAAWEALEESPTAELPLAPAPAHRRHAAWAVVTVTGSRPGDFEDDLGRTRGRLRALLGALAETGLVDVHAWPRPFERTPTLARYAIGLGHTPPDPSTLAAITAPWSATLPGTEVAWADCGSVPDLS, encoded by the coding sequence ATGCGTACCAGCGAGGAGCTCTACCACCAGGTCCGCTGGGATCCCCGCTTCGATCCCGCCCGGTTCACTCTGGGACTGCTGCAGCGCGGTGCGGCGCCGAAGCGGATCCCGCTGCCCGCCTTCGTGCCCGGGGGCGACATCCCCTGGCACCGGGTGCTGTTCGTGGAAGCCGACGGCGAGCTGGTGTGGGACCGGGCGACGGGCGTCGACATCATCGACCGCACCGCGGCCGGGCGGGTCCGCGACCCCAGGCTGCTGCGGGCGCCGTTCTTCACCGCACGCACCCGGTACGCCTGGGACGCGTCCGGCGACGGCGCGTGGCGGGCAGCCCCCGAGGGGGACACCCGCGCACCGAAGCCTTCGCGCGTACGCCTGTTGACCTGGAACACGCTCTGGGACCGCTACGACGCCCCGCGCATCGCCACCGCACGGCGCAGGCCGCTGCTGCTCGCCGACCTCGCGGTGGCCGACGCCGATGTGATCGCGCTCCAGGAGGTGGAGCCCGAGCTGCTCGGCATGCTGCTCGCCGAGCCGTGGGTCCGCGCCGGGTACACGGTCGCGGCGGACCCGCGCGGCCGGGACGTGGCGGAGAGCGGACTGCTGGTACTGAGCCGCCTTCCGGTGCGGGAGGCGGGAGTTCACGTACTGGGTCCGCACAAGGCGGTCGTCGCCGTGACCGTGGACACGGCGGGCGGGCCGTTGGTGGTCGCGGCCACACATCTGACGAGCGATCACACCGAGCGGGGCGAGGACCGCCGGGCGGCCGAACTGGTCAGGATTTCCGAAGGGTTGTCGGGAATCGAGGCGGCCGACGTGGCCCTGCTCGGCGACTTCAACGACGGCCGGTCGGGGGCCGAGGGTCCGGCGGCGGCGCTGGGTCTGCGGGACGTGTGGACCGAGGTGCACGGGGTCGGGGACGGGACCCCCACCTTCGATCCGGTCGCCAACCCGCTGGCCGCGGTGGGGTCGTTGTCGGGTCGGGCCGGCCGCTTGGACCGGATCCTGCTGCACTCGGCCGCGGTTCGCGTGACTCATGCCGCCCTGCGCGGCGACTCCCCGGCAGCGGACGGGCTGTTCGTCTCGGACCACTACGGTGTCGAGGCCACCCTGGACTTCGAGCCGTCGGCCGACGGAGACGAGGTCGGCGAAGGGTACGGGCACGCGGTGCTCGACGTCCGTGCCACCGCGCGGACGGCGGTGGCGTGGCTGGCGCCGCAGGACGAGGCGGTGGAGGCGGTCCGTCGCGCACACGACCCGCAGGCGGAGCGCTGGCCGGCGCACGTGAACCTGCTCTTCGGCTTCGTACCGGAGTCCTCCTTCGAGGAGGCACTGCCCCTGCTGGCCGAAGTGGCCGCGCGATCGGCCGCGTTCACGGCCCGGCTGGAGGGCGTGTACGGCTTCGGCCCGACCCTGTGGCTGGACCCGGCGGCGGCCGGCGACGCCCCGTGGCAGGAGCTCCGGCGGACCCTGGCGGCGCGCTTCCCGGGCTGCCGGGGCCGCGCCGAGGGGTTCACTCCCCACCTGACGCTCGGACACAGCCCCGATCCCCGGCGTGCGGAGCGGGAGTTCGCGGCACGCCTCGGCGGTGCCCGGTCGGCCCGCGTTGCCTCGCTCGCCGTCCTGTCCCGCCGCGGCGACGGCCCGATGCAGGTCCGGGCAACGGTGGAACTCGGCACCGGCAAGGTCACCTGGGCACCCGAACCCCCACGCGCCCGGACGGGCCGCCCGGGCGGCGGGGAATCGGCGGGGGGCGGGGGCTCCGGCGCAGGCTCCGGCTCCGGCTCCGGCTCCGGCTCCGGCTCCGGCTCCGGCTCCATCAAGGCCGGGGCCTGGGCCGAGGCCAACGCCGAGGCCCTCGCGGCGCGGATCTCGGCGGCCCTCCCCGAGGGGGTCGTGCACGTGGCCGGCTCGCGCCGGATGGGGTGTGCGCTGCCGGACGCGGATCTGGACCTCGTCGTGGCCCTGCCCGGCACCGTCGCCCTGGCGGAGGTACGGGCTCGGGTGGCCTCGGCCCTCCCCGAGGCGGAGCGGCTCCGCGAGGTGACGGGCGCCCGGGTGCCGGGGCTGCGGCTGCGCGCGGCCGGGCTGGACGTGGACCTGGTGGTGGTGGCCACCGGTCCGGTGCCGCCGGGCCGGGCGGTCGCCCTGAGGTCGCGGCTCGGCGAGGCCGCGGCGGTGGCGCTGAGTGCGGTGAGCGACGCCGATGCGGTACGGGCCTTCGTGGGCCCGGAGCACGCGGCGTTCGCCCGCCTGGCGCGGGAGGTCAAGGCCTGGGCCCGGTCCCGGGGTCTGGACTCGGCGCCCTTCGGCGGCCTGCCGGGACTCGCCTGGTCCGTGCTGGCCGCCCACACGGTCCGCTCCGCCCCGGGCCTGTCCCCCGGTCCCCTGCTGCGCACCTTCTTCGCCACCTGGGCCGCCTGGGACTGGCGCACCCCGGTGGGCCTGGCCCCGGCCAACGGGCCGACTGCCGGCGCGGGCGGCGAGGAGGCCGTCACCGTGCTGACCCCCTCCGCCCCGGTGCGCAGCTGCACCACCCAAGTCGGCCCGGGAACCGCCGACTTGCTGACGCGGGAGCTGTTCGCCGCGTGGGAGGCGCTGGAGGAGAGCCCCACGGCGGAGCTTCCCCTCGCCCCTGCGCCCGCGCACCGACGGCACGCCGCCTGGGCCGTGGTCACCGTGACGGGTTCCCGGCCCGGCGACTTCGAGGACGACCTGGGCCGCACGCGCGGCCGACTGCGCGCCCTGCTCGGCGCCCTGGCGGAGACGGGCCTCGTGGACGTACACGCCTGGCCCAGGCCCTTCGAGCGGACACCGACCCTGGCCCGCTACGCGATCGGCCTCGGCCACACGCCGCCGGACCCGAGCACCCTCGCGGCGATCACCGCACCCTGGTCGGCGACGCTCCCCGGCACCGAGGTGGCCTGGGCCGACTGTGGCAGCGTCCCCGACCTCTCCTGA